Proteins found in one Alteromonas macleodii genomic segment:
- a CDS encoding ACT domain-containing protein, with amino-acid sequence MAAETDLTLLLKNLNPVAGSEDFVFTTLQADKLTSSLISAAKGMFQEREGTTLILPSAEAEQAGLQFEGYYRCITCEVHSSLEAVGMTAAMSTALGKAGISANVVAAFYHDHIFVPAEKVDLALDVLTSLSG; translated from the coding sequence GTGGCTGCTGAAACTGATTTAACCCTGTTGCTCAAAAACTTAAACCCTGTAGCCGGTAGTGAAGACTTTGTATTCACCACTTTGCAGGCAGATAAATTAACCAGTTCATTGATTTCAGCGGCTAAGGGCATGTTTCAAGAGCGAGAGGGCACCACGCTCATTTTGCCTTCAGCCGAAGCCGAGCAAGCTGGACTTCAATTTGAAGGTTACTATCGCTGTATAACCTGCGAAGTGCACTCTAGTTTAGAGGCGGTAGGAATGACTGCCGCTATGTCTACCGCATTAGGTAAAGCCGGAATAAGTGCCAACGTGGTAGCGGCTTTCTATCACGACCACATTTTTGTACCTGCTGAAAAAGTTGATTTAGCGCTAGACGTGTTAACGTCGCTATCCGGTTAA
- the folE gene encoding GTP cyclohydrolase I FolE, with the protein MLAKEAVIVRDALDPSISEPAQRVREALEAKGLETPMVANGLSDEQKRKRIESAMRDVMDTLGLDLTDDSLCDTPTRIAKMYVNEIFGGLDYHKFPKITAIENKMQIDQPVQVSDISLTSTCEHHFVTIDGTATVSYIPKDTVIGLSKINRLVSFFAQRPQVQERLTQQVLVALQTLTNTEDVAVSINATHYCVKARGIRDTNSYTKTSALGGRFLTDSELKREFFR; encoded by the coding sequence ATGTTAGCAAAAGAAGCGGTAATTGTGCGTGATGCACTAGACCCCTCTATATCAGAGCCGGCACAACGTGTACGTGAAGCATTAGAAGCCAAGGGATTAGAAACACCTATGGTGGCTAATGGTCTTTCTGACGAACAAAAGCGCAAACGAATTGAAAGTGCGATGCGTGACGTAATGGACACGCTTGGACTTGACCTTACTGATGACAGCTTATGCGATACACCTACCCGTATTGCCAAAATGTATGTCAATGAGATTTTCGGAGGCTTGGATTATCACAAGTTCCCTAAAATTACTGCTATTGAAAATAAAATGCAGATAGATCAGCCTGTTCAGGTATCTGATATTAGCTTAACAAGTACTTGCGAACATCACTTTGTAACCATTGATGGCACAGCCACGGTATCGTACATACCTAAAGATACAGTAATTGGTCTTTCGAAAATAAACCGTCTTGTAAGCTTCTTTGCTCAACGCCCTCAGGTACAAGAGCGTCTAACGCAGCAGGTGTTAGTTGCACTGCAAACATTAACGAATACAGAAGATGTTGCTGTAAGTATCAACGCTACGCACTATTGCGTAAAAGCGAGAGGAATTCGAGATACTAATTCCTACACGAAGACGTCAGCGTTAGGTGGCCGTTTCTTAACAGACAGCGAATTGAAACGAGAGTTTTTCCGTTAA
- a CDS encoding aldo/keto reductase, translated as MNAHFPHASRLIYGCMGLGGGWNNDPVTKADVTQARSIIDAVLDLDINVFDHADIYTFGKAETAFGEALKQAPELKDKMLIQSKCAIRFEDDLGPKRYDFSANHIHTSVEGILSRLGIEQLDILLLHRPDPLMELEEVAGTLLLLQQQGKIKHVGVSNMHGHQINYLQSALSTPIVANQLEMSLGFRDWLEDGITSNSAANRNMGYAPGTLEYCMMNNVQLQAWGSLAQGKYTGAKTETSADVATANLVAQLASEYQTTPEAIVLAWLMRHPANIAPVLGSTNIERIKSSQKAVDVHLSREHWYKLFEAARGQEMP; from the coding sequence ATGAATGCACACTTTCCACATGCAAGCCGCCTAATTTATGGATGTATGGGCTTAGGTGGTGGTTGGAATAATGACCCCGTCACTAAAGCCGATGTTACCCAAGCAAGATCAATCATCGACGCTGTACTAGACTTAGATATTAACGTTTTTGACCATGCTGATATTTACACATTCGGTAAGGCAGAAACTGCCTTTGGTGAAGCGCTTAAGCAAGCCCCAGAACTTAAAGACAAAATGCTTATTCAATCTAAATGTGCAATACGTTTTGAAGATGATTTAGGACCAAAGCGTTATGATTTCTCGGCAAATCATATACATACTTCTGTTGAAGGCATTCTCTCTCGTTTAGGTATCGAGCAACTTGATATACTGCTGCTACACCGCCCCGACCCGCTTATGGAATTGGAAGAAGTGGCTGGCACCTTATTGCTGCTGCAGCAACAGGGAAAGATTAAACACGTGGGTGTGTCTAATATGCACGGGCACCAAATAAACTACCTTCAATCAGCGCTCTCAACACCTATTGTTGCCAACCAACTTGAAATGAGCCTCGGTTTTAGAGATTGGCTAGAAGACGGCATCACCAGCAATAGTGCGGCTAATCGTAATATGGGTTATGCACCAGGGACTCTTGAGTACTGTATGATGAATAATGTTCAGCTTCAGGCTTGGGGAAGCTTGGCTCAAGGAAAATATACAGGGGCGAAAACCGAGACTAGCGCAGACGTGGCAACCGCGAATTTAGTGGCACAACTTGCAAGCGAATACCAAACAACGCCTGAAGCCATTGTTCTAGCATGGTTAATGCGACACCCTGCCAATATCGCGCCGGTGTTAGGCAGCACTAATATTGAACGAATCAAATCTAGCCAGAAAGCGGTGGACGTTCACCTGTCGCGCGAACACTGGTATAAGTTATTTGAAGCTGCTCGCGGCCAAGAGATGCCGTAA
- the folM gene encoding dihydromonapterin reductase, with amino-acid sequence MNSPVLITGASQRLGLAMAESLLAKGHRVVVTYRTHRSSIAMLKDKGATVLQADFSTEAAIDRAIDEIKAISKTYRGIIHNASDWAQEKDNGDKQDLMERMMMIHAVAPYRINIALEEALCGCEEQADIIHMTDYVQDTGSEKHMAYAASKAALHNLTLSFAKKLAPKVKVNSIAPALLMFNEDDDEAYKQKAVKKSLLEIVPGAQEAVKAMNYLFDSDYVTGQTLHLNGGRHLK; translated from the coding sequence TTGAACTCACCTGTACTGATAACAGGCGCCAGCCAACGATTGGGCTTGGCGATGGCCGAAAGTTTACTTGCAAAAGGACATCGCGTTGTTGTGACTTATCGAACGCATCGCTCGAGTATTGCGATGCTTAAGGATAAAGGCGCAACAGTTTTACAGGCGGATTTTAGCACTGAGGCGGCTATTGATCGAGCAATTGATGAGATTAAGGCAATCAGTAAAACCTATCGAGGGATCATTCACAACGCATCAGATTGGGCCCAAGAGAAAGATAATGGTGATAAGCAAGACTTAATGGAACGCATGATGATGATTCATGCAGTCGCTCCCTATCGCATTAATATAGCGTTAGAAGAAGCGCTGTGCGGTTGTGAAGAACAAGCTGACATCATTCACATGACTGATTATGTGCAAGACACCGGCAGTGAAAAGCATATGGCTTACGCGGCGAGTAAAGCTGCGTTGCACAATCTCACCTTGTCTTTTGCAAAAAAGCTAGCTCCAAAGGTGAAAGTGAATAGCATTGCACCGGCTCTACTTATGTTTAATGAAGATGATGACGAAGCTTATAAACAAAAAGCAGTGAAAAAGTCGCTACTCGAAATAGTACCGGGTGCCCAAGAGGCCGTGAAAGCCATGAACTATTTATTTGACAGCGACTACGTGACAGGCCAAACACTACACCTTAATGGTGGGCGGCATTTAAAGTGA
- a CDS encoding lipocalin family protein translates to MLKKWLLAAMASSLLIGLAGCTGVPEKVEPVEGFELPRYLGEWYEIARFDHSFEEGLSEVTATYSMREDGGVKVINRGYSKEEGKWDQAEGKAYFVENETTGHLKVSFFGPFYASYVIMELDKEGYQYALITGPDKDYLWILARTPTISDEVRARLLEKARTAGYDTSKLIWVEHGQVKS, encoded by the coding sequence ATGTTGAAAAAATGGTTGTTAGCGGCAATGGCAAGTTCACTACTTATTGGGTTAGCTGGCTGCACCGGAGTGCCGGAAAAGGTAGAGCCTGTCGAGGGCTTCGAGCTTCCTAGGTATTTAGGGGAGTGGTATGAAATAGCGCGCTTTGACCACAGTTTCGAAGAAGGACTCAGCGAGGTCACAGCAACCTATAGTATGCGCGAAGATGGTGGCGTGAAAGTTATTAATCGCGGCTATTCGAAAGAAGAAGGTAAGTGGGACCAAGCCGAAGGTAAAGCCTATTTTGTTGAAAATGAAACGACAGGACATCTAAAGGTATCCTTTTTCGGACCGTTCTACGCAAGCTATGTCATTATGGAGTTAGACAAGGAAGGCTATCAATATGCGCTGATAACCGGGCCTGATAAAGATTACCTTTGGATTTTAGCGCGAACGCCTACAATTTCAGATGAGGTCCGCGCCCGTTTGCTAGAAAAAGCAAGAACGGCTGGGTATGACACTAGTAAGCTTATTTGGGTTGAGCACGGCCAAGTGAAATCATAG
- a CDS encoding VOC family protein, producing the protein MLKGFHHVAIICSDYPRSKTFYTDVLGFSTIDENYREARDSYKCDLGLPDGSQIELFSFPGAPQRPSRPEAQGLRHLAFKVDNLDEMIDHLTNKRVECEPVRTDEYTGKRFTFFQDPDGLPLELYEL; encoded by the coding sequence ATGCTAAAAGGCTTTCACCATGTTGCTATTATTTGTAGTGACTATCCACGTTCGAAAACGTTTTACACAGACGTGTTAGGGTTCTCCACCATTGACGAAAATTACCGAGAAGCTAGGGACTCATATAAATGCGACCTTGGTTTACCTGATGGAAGTCAGATTGAATTATTTTCGTTTCCAGGGGCACCGCAAAGGCCGTCGCGTCCGGAAGCGCAAGGGCTTAGACACTTAGCATTTAAAGTAGACAACCTTGATGAAATGATTGATCACTTAACTAACAAACGTGTGGAATGTGAGCCCGTAAGAACCGACGAGTATACGGGAAAGCGCTTTACGTTTTTTCAAGACCCTGACGGGTTACCGCTAGAACTTTACGAACTATAA
- a CDS encoding mechanosensitive ion channel family protein: protein MDELKQAQALYDTLVEFAVTYSFQIVGAIIIFLLGWWVANKIGHVVENLMVNKKIDVTLSRFTGGICKLVVLGIVIIIALGNVGISVTPLIAALGAVGLGAGLAIQGMLANYAAGFTIIITRPFVVGDTIRVRGVAGVVDQVMLPYTILIDEDNVHIQIPNKLIVGEILHNSAENMLIELEIGVAYSSNVDNVIEVIRHAVASVDGVSAEKAPAIGVDNFGDSSINFGVRVWAPATRHFEVRYALNQAVFNALQQHNIDIPFPQREVRMLD from the coding sequence ATGGATGAATTAAAACAAGCCCAAGCGCTTTACGACACGCTCGTAGAGTTTGCCGTGACCTACAGCTTCCAAATTGTAGGTGCCATTATCATATTTCTACTTGGTTGGTGGGTGGCCAATAAGATAGGCCATGTGGTTGAAAACCTCATGGTAAATAAAAAAATCGACGTTACGCTAAGCCGGTTTACCGGTGGTATATGTAAACTGGTGGTGCTTGGAATAGTTATCATCATCGCCCTTGGTAACGTGGGGATAAGCGTTACTCCTTTAATTGCGGCACTCGGTGCTGTTGGCTTAGGTGCTGGTCTTGCTATTCAGGGCATGCTGGCAAACTATGCCGCAGGTTTTACTATAATCATTACCCGTCCGTTTGTAGTAGGAGATACTATTCGGGTTCGTGGTGTTGCTGGCGTTGTTGATCAGGTTATGCTGCCTTATACCATTCTTATTGATGAAGATAACGTGCACATACAAATTCCCAATAAGCTCATTGTTGGAGAGATCTTGCATAACTCTGCTGAAAACATGCTTATAGAACTCGAGATTGGCGTGGCTTACTCCAGCAATGTAGATAACGTCATTGAAGTAATTCGACATGCAGTTGCATCTGTAGACGGTGTTAGTGCTGAAAAAGCACCTGCTATTGGTGTCGATAATTTTGGTGACAGCAGTATTAATTTTGGGGTTCGGGTTTGGGCTCCTGCGACAAGGCATTTCGAAGTGCGCTATGCGCTTAATCAAGCCGTTTTTAACGCGCTCCAACAGCACAATATTGATATTCCATTCCCTCAACGAGAAGTCAGAATGCTGGACTAA
- a CDS encoding MFS transporter, which produces MFMMFAMTSDSVGEIIKEVKVAFSVTNAQASLMHSLPMLGIALSGLLLGFLADKLGRKPTIIIGLGLFGIACYSFLIANDFILIVSLMSLSGVAVGIFKTGALALIGDISTSTKQHTATMNGAEAFFGVGAIIGPLIVAYLIHQGVAWQWLYVIAGGVCTLLIVGALLVKYPTYSRDTSSGENNVSVAQSLSLIKNPYALGFSIGAFLYVAAESAIYVWMPSYLVCDATTLKATYNCYSEGFSQTLAIYSVTAFFILRAAGRFIGIWMMSRFNWALVLMLFTGAIVLCFGLGLCGGKQVALYLFPLTGIFMSVIYPTFNSKGISCFPKHQHGSVAGVILFFTAAGAAAGPFIMGLVSDANGGDAKYGFMVATGFAAVLFIGLVYNFIKNPTKQRLAEIEASEYAS; this is translated from the coding sequence ATGTTTATGATGTTTGCGATGACATCAGATTCAGTTGGCGAAATAATTAAAGAAGTAAAAGTAGCGTTCTCTGTGACTAATGCGCAAGCGAGTTTAATGCATTCTTTGCCTATGCTGGGTATCGCGTTATCTGGATTATTGTTAGGTTTTTTGGCTGATAAGTTAGGTCGTAAGCCAACCATTATCATTGGTTTAGGGTTATTTGGGATAGCTTGTTACAGCTTCCTTATTGCCAATGACTTTATCCTGATTGTAAGCTTGATGAGCTTGTCAGGAGTCGCCGTTGGTATTTTCAAAACGGGTGCGCTTGCACTTATCGGTGATATTTCAACATCTACAAAACAACACACAGCAACGATGAACGGTGCAGAGGCGTTCTTTGGGGTGGGCGCAATAATTGGTCCTTTAATTGTGGCGTATTTAATTCACCAAGGGGTAGCGTGGCAGTGGCTATATGTCATCGCGGGTGGTGTATGTACCCTTCTTATTGTTGGCGCGCTGTTGGTTAAATATCCAACGTATTCCCGCGACACTTCTTCTGGGGAAAATAACGTTTCCGTTGCGCAAAGTTTAAGTTTGATCAAAAACCCGTATGCCTTAGGCTTTTCTATTGGAGCTTTTTTGTATGTTGCTGCAGAAAGCGCCATTTATGTGTGGATGCCGAGTTACTTAGTGTGCGACGCTACTACTCTTAAAGCCACATATAACTGTTACAGCGAAGGCTTTTCTCAAACTCTGGCTATCTATTCGGTAACTGCCTTTTTTATTCTTCGGGCCGCTGGGCGCTTTATCGGAATTTGGATGATGTCTCGCTTTAACTGGGCCCTAGTTCTGATGTTGTTCACAGGCGCTATTGTATTGTGTTTTGGCTTAGGACTATGCGGTGGAAAGCAAGTCGCGCTTTACTTGTTTCCACTTACGGGTATTTTCATGTCGGTTATTTACCCTACGTTTAATTCGAAGGGAATAAGCTGCTTCCCTAAACACCAGCACGGCAGCGTGGCAGGGGTTATATTGTTCTTTACTGCTGCTGGCGCAGCGGCTGGCCCTTTCATTATGGGGCTTGTAAGTGACGCTAACGGAGGCGATGCAAAATACGGCTTCATGGTCGCCACTGGCTTTGCTGCCGTGCTATTCATTGGCCTGGTGTACAACTTTATTAAAAACCCCACTAAACAGCGTTTAGCTGAAATTGAAGCAAGTGAATACGCTAGCTAA
- the dbpA gene encoding ATP-dependent RNA helicase DbpA, translated as MTVETVKHLDINPAIVKALDSQGIHQLSPIQAQSLPEALQGKDVIGQAQTGSGKTLCFVIPALQHIEVNDFTTQAIMLCPTRELADQVAQQCRSAAKNIGNIKVTTLCGGQPMGPQIQSLKHSPHIIVGTPGRVMDHVEKRRIDLRNVKLRVLDEADRMLDMGFEDDLRIIFGQTPTQVQTLLFSATFTEQIERVAKQYLHNPVTCKVEAQESKPAITQLGYNVLPHTRTQALKAVLTEYQPKNAIVFCNRKTQVNEVVEELIEDGFSAKGLQGDMEQHQRTSVLMQFSSDALQVLVATDVAARGLDIDDIACVINYTVSEEPETHIHRIGRTARAGAQGMAITLVSEEEEHFLRKIEVLQESDIPLKGAQSLRFHKNKITQPDFTCISLSAGKKEKLRPGDLVGALTKDAGIPGDDLGKIKVQNSMSFVAVKTRSVKKAMTQFREGKIKGKRIRARKL; from the coding sequence ATGACCGTTGAAACAGTTAAGCATTTAGATATAAACCCTGCCATCGTTAAAGCACTAGACTCTCAAGGCATTCACCAACTTTCTCCAATCCAGGCGCAGTCGCTTCCCGAAGCGCTTCAGGGAAAAGATGTGATTGGTCAGGCGCAAACAGGTAGCGGTAAAACCTTATGCTTCGTGATCCCAGCCTTGCAGCACATTGAAGTTAACGATTTTACTACACAAGCCATTATGCTTTGCCCAACCCGTGAGCTTGCCGACCAAGTAGCGCAGCAGTGCCGTAGTGCGGCTAAAAATATCGGTAATATCAAAGTAACTACCTTATGTGGCGGGCAGCCTATGGGGCCGCAAATTCAATCGTTAAAACACAGTCCTCACATTATTGTAGGTACTCCTGGACGCGTGATGGATCATGTGGAAAAGCGCCGTATTGATTTACGTAATGTAAAGCTGCGTGTGCTTGATGAAGCCGACCGGATGTTAGATATGGGCTTTGAAGATGATTTACGCATTATCTTCGGACAGACGCCAACGCAAGTGCAAACATTACTTTTTTCTGCAACTTTCACCGAGCAAATTGAGCGTGTGGCGAAGCAGTACTTGCATAACCCGGTAACCTGTAAAGTAGAAGCGCAAGAGAGCAAGCCGGCAATTACTCAGTTGGGCTATAACGTGTTGCCTCACACCAGAACGCAGGCGCTAAAAGCCGTATTAACCGAATATCAGCCTAAAAACGCCATTGTTTTCTGTAACCGTAAAACGCAGGTAAATGAAGTTGTTGAAGAGCTTATAGAAGATGGCTTCAGCGCTAAAGGGCTTCAGGGGGATATGGAACAGCATCAAAGAACTTCAGTGCTTATGCAGTTTTCAAGCGACGCGCTACAAGTGCTAGTGGCTACTGATGTTGCTGCCCGTGGATTAGATATCGATGATATTGCCTGTGTTATTAACTACACAGTAAGTGAAGAGCCTGAAACCCACATTCACCGCATTGGCAGAACGGCACGTGCGGGCGCTCAAGGTATGGCGATAACGCTAGTAAGCGAGGAAGAAGAACACTTTTTACGAAAGATAGAAGTATTGCAAGAAAGTGATATTCCGCTAAAAGGTGCGCAAAGCTTACGTTTTCATAAAAATAAAATTACCCAGCCTGACTTTACCTGTATTTCATTAAGTGCCGGTAAAAAGGAAAAGCTTCGCCCTGGCGACTTGGTAGGAGCGCTTACAAAAGATGCAGGCATTCCTGGCGACGACTTAGGTAAAATCAAAGTGCAAAACAGCATGAGTTTTGTCGCAGTGAAAACGCGAAGCGTCAAAAAAGCCATGACCCAGTTTAGAGAGGGTAAGATCAAAGGTAAGCGTATTAGAGCCCGAAAACTTTAA
- the pyrC gene encoding dihydroorotase yields MQTLTITTPDDWHLHFRDNEMLAETVPATARCFQRAIVMPNLVPPVVNAEMAMAYKGRIEAARPEGSNFEPLMTLFLTNQTTPQDIVDAKQAGVTACKLYPAGATTNSDAAVKGILALYPVFQAMQEQGLLLLIHGEVTEHHIDIFDREKVFIDTHLGPIVEAFPKLKVVFEHITTADAASFVASASEFVGATITPQHLLLNRNDLLVGGVRPHNYCLPVLKRNTHQKALRDMVASGNKKFFLGTDSAPHAKHKKENACGCAGCYSAWSAIELYAEVFEQLGAIDKLEGFASHYGADFYGLPRNTTTMTLVKESWTVPEQVTLADGTDMVPFFAGQTLQWKLEKAFQA; encoded by the coding sequence ATGCAAACGCTCACCATTACTACGCCAGACGATTGGCACCTTCATTTCCGCGATAACGAAATGCTAGCTGAAACAGTGCCTGCAACCGCACGTTGTTTCCAGCGCGCAATCGTTATGCCGAACCTAGTACCCCCCGTAGTTAATGCTGAAATGGCGATGGCATATAAAGGGCGAATTGAGGCAGCTCGACCTGAAGGCAGTAATTTTGAGCCATTGATGACTTTATTTCTTACCAACCAAACTACGCCGCAAGATATTGTCGACGCAAAGCAAGCAGGCGTAACCGCATGTAAGCTTTATCCCGCAGGAGCGACGACTAATTCAGACGCCGCGGTAAAAGGTATTCTAGCTTTATACCCAGTATTCCAAGCCATGCAAGAGCAAGGTTTGTTATTGTTAATTCACGGCGAAGTTACCGAGCATCACATTGATATTTTTGACCGTGAAAAAGTGTTCATAGATACACACCTAGGTCCCATCGTTGAAGCATTTCCTAAGCTGAAAGTGGTGTTTGAACACATTACTACAGCAGATGCTGCAAGTTTCGTAGCGAGCGCGAGCGAATTTGTGGGCGCAACTATCACGCCTCAGCACTTATTGCTTAATCGCAACGATTTACTAGTTGGTGGTGTACGCCCTCACAACTATTGCCTGCCGGTGCTTAAGCGAAATACCCACCAAAAAGCCTTACGCGATATGGTGGCAAGTGGCAATAAGAAGTTCTTTTTAGGTACTGATTCTGCACCTCATGCTAAGCATAAAAAAGAGAATGCTTGCGGGTGTGCAGGTTGTTACAGCGCATGGTCTGCAATAGAGCTTTATGCAGAAGTATTCGAGCAGTTAGGTGCAATAGACAAGCTTGAAGGTTTTGCTAGCCATTACGGTGCAGACTTTTATGGTTTACCGAGAAATACAACTACAATGACGTTAGTAAAAGAGTCGTGGACGGTGCCAGAACAGGTAACCCTAGCTGATGGTACCGACATGGTTCCATTTTTTGCGGGGCAAACACTACAGTGGAAATTAGAAAAGGCATTTCAAGCGTAA
- a CDS encoding M13 family metallopeptidase, protein MLRSVLSLSVALALTACSPQNSSTEQQNQSAATEEAQQQLSSGVIKKNMDLSVDPGDDFFRYVNGKWFDNFEIPADKSSYGSFVILRDEAQDHVMDIIKSSAEGDFKAGSDEQKVGDFYRAYMDMETRNKLGVTPIKPELSKIEAIEDYTDLAEYFAYAARYGYGTPFSLTQYPDLKSPKEYLMYTWQAGLGLPEREYYFKDDETSQTIRDAYVKHIQTMFELAGFEAPKESADMLFELETKIAQLHMKKEQARNFAANYNKLSIEELKALMPKFNWDAYLAEADISDIPSLGILQKDYMQNIDGVIAETSLEDWKTFLKWGLLNASASRLNAELDEANFNFYSKVLRGVEEQQPQWRRAVSLSNAHVGELIGKVYVKQHFPPEAKDRMMEMVNNLLLAYKESIENLDWMTDETRAQALDKLSKFTVKIGYPDQWRDYSALTVNAGDLFGNLKRSSDVLYEEMLKKQGGPVWTHEWGMTPQTVNAYYNPPLNEIVFPAAILQPPFFDMNAEDAVNYGGIGAVIGHEIGHGFDDSGSTFDGDGVLRNWWTDEDRSEFEARTANLIEQYNQFEVLPDLHVNGEYTLGENIGDLGGISIALKAYHLSLDGEKAPELDGFTGDQRVFIGYGQVWASKYREEALRSQVQTDTHSPTKFRTNGAVRNVPEFYEAFNVTEDDALYLPPEERVKIW, encoded by the coding sequence ATGTTACGTAGCGTTTTAAGCTTAAGCGTGGCACTGGCCTTAACGGCCTGTAGCCCACAAAATTCATCGACAGAACAGCAAAACCAAAGCGCTGCCACTGAAGAAGCTCAGCAGCAGCTTTCTTCAGGCGTCATTAAAAAGAATATGGATCTGTCTGTAGACCCCGGTGATGACTTCTTCCGCTACGTAAACGGTAAGTGGTTTGATAATTTTGAAATACCAGCTGATAAGTCTAGCTACGGTTCTTTCGTTATTCTTCGTGATGAAGCCCAAGACCACGTAATGGATATTATTAAGTCTTCTGCCGAAGGTGATTTTAAAGCGGGAAGCGACGAACAAAAAGTGGGCGATTTTTACCGTGCCTATATGGATATGGAAACCCGCAACAAGCTTGGCGTAACGCCAATAAAACCTGAGCTATCCAAGATTGAGGCTATTGAAGACTATACCGACCTTGCCGAGTATTTTGCTTATGCTGCTCGCTATGGCTACGGTACCCCATTCAGCCTAACCCAATACCCAGATCTCAAGTCGCCAAAAGAATATCTGATGTACACGTGGCAAGCCGGTCTTGGACTGCCTGAGCGCGAGTACTATTTTAAAGACGACGAAACGTCACAAACCATTCGTGACGCATACGTTAAGCATATTCAAACTATGTTCGAACTTGCGGGTTTCGAAGCACCAAAAGAAAGTGCCGATATGCTTTTCGAGCTTGAGACTAAAATTGCTCAACTACACATGAAGAAAGAGCAAGCCCGTAACTTTGCCGCAAACTATAACAAACTTTCGATTGAAGAACTTAAAGCATTGATGCCTAAGTTTAACTGGGATGCCTATCTTGCTGAAGCTGACATCAGCGACATTCCTTCACTAGGCATTTTGCAAAAAGACTACATGCAAAACATTGATGGCGTTATTGCAGAAACCTCACTGGAAGATTGGAAAACGTTCCTTAAGTGGGGCTTGTTAAATGCTTCAGCCAGTCGCTTAAATGCCGAGCTTGATGAAGCAAACTTCAATTTCTACAGCAAAGTGCTTCGCGGCGTAGAAGAGCAGCAGCCTCAATGGCGTCGTGCAGTAAGCCTTTCAAATGCCCATGTAGGCGAGCTTATCGGTAAGGTTTATGTAAAACAGCATTTCCCGCCTGAAGCGAAAGATCGCATGATGGAAATGGTTAATAACCTGCTGTTAGCTTACAAAGAAAGTATCGAAAACCTTGATTGGATGACAGATGAAACTCGTGCGCAAGCGCTGGACAAACTGTCTAAATTTACCGTCAAAATAGGTTATCCAGATCAGTGGAGAGATTATTCAGCACTAACTGTTAATGCCGGTGACTTATTCGGTAACCTTAAGCGCTCCTCTGACGTGCTATACGAAGAAATGCTGAAGAAACAAGGCGGCCCGGTGTGGACCCACGAATGGGGTATGACACCTCAAACCGTTAACGCATACTACAATCCGCCTCTTAACGAAATTGTATTCCCTGCCGCTATTCTGCAGCCTCCGTTTTTTGATATGAACGCAGAAGACGCGGTGAACTACGGTGGTATTGGCGCAGTAATCGGACACGAAATAGGTCACGGATTCGATGATTCAGGCTCAACCTTTGACGGTGATGGCGTACTAAGAAACTGGTGGACCGATGAAGATCGCAGCGAGTTTGAAGCACGTACTGCAAACCTCATAGAGCAATACAATCAATTCGAAGTGTTACCTGATTTACACGTAAACGGCGAATATACCTTAGGTGAAAACATTGGTGACCTAGGCGGTATTAGTATTGCGCTTAAAGCTTACCACTTGTCTCTTGATGGTGAAAAAGCCCCAGAGCTAGATGGCTTTACTGGCGACCAGCGCGTATTCATCGGTTATGGTCAGGTTTGGGCCAGCAAATACCGCGAAGAAGCGTTGCGCAGTCAAGTACAGACAGACACCCACTCTCCTACTAAATTCCGTACCAACGGCGCCGTGCGCAACGTACCAGAATTCTACGAAGCCTTTAACGTTACCGAAGACGATGCGTTGTATCTGCCGCCAGAAGAACGCGTGAAAATTTGGTAA